One Coleofasciculus sp. FACHB-1120 DNA window includes the following coding sequences:
- a CDS encoding cation:proton antiporter, producing MIGHLNLIFRLAIWFLLTANLSVANIIIGVSIALLLPGRPKTPEALNDWLRALWETLVAIPQAYKEAFEMILRPHNYEEVTMERVKPGRTTGLIFLDIFLITFTPTSIVLKYHENGWYEVHWVRRRKKA from the coding sequence ATGATTGGACACTTAAATCTGATATTTCGACTGGCCATCTGGTTTTTGCTCACCGCTAATCTGAGCGTGGCAAATATCATCATCGGCGTCAGCATCGCACTCCTATTACCAGGACGGCCCAAAACCCCGGAAGCATTAAACGATTGGCTGCGGGCGCTGTGGGAAACTCTCGTGGCGATTCCGCAGGCATATAAGGAAGCCTTTGAAATGATCCTCCGTCCCCACAATTACGAAGAGGTGACGATGGAGCGAGTCAAACCCGGACGGACAACCGGACTCATCTTCCTGGATATATTTCTGATCACCTTTACGCCCACAAGCATTGTCTTGAAGTATCACGAAAATGGCTGGTACGAAGTCCACTGGGTGCGACGGAGAAAAAAAGCATGA
- a CDS encoding monovalent cation/H(+) antiporter subunit G translates to MIDALSYTCIGIGIFFWFWGTFPLLGHRSVLFKLHTLSVADTLGSMIIIVGLLLKIPSEWPLLILGIITLAIWNTVLGYVLAYCSSSGGSHE, encoded by the coding sequence ATGATCGACGCGCTTAGTTATACCTGCATAGGTATAGGAATTTTCTTCTGGTTTTGGGGAACCTTTCCCCTGCTCGGTCATCGCTCGGTATTATTCAAGCTACATACTCTTTCGGTTGCCGATACCCTAGGGAGCATGATCATTATCGTCGGACTGCTCCTGAAGATACCGAGCGAATGGCCGCTGCTCATCCTTGGCATTATCACCTTGGCAATCTGGAATACTGTGCTGGGGTATGTGTTGGCTTACTGTTCCAGCAGTGGAGGTAGCCATGAATGA